The following coding sequences lie in one Phaenicophaeus curvirostris isolate KB17595 chromosome 5, BPBGC_Pcur_1.0, whole genome shotgun sequence genomic window:
- the ZBTB1 gene encoding zinc finger and BTB domain-containing protein 1, with the protein MARTSHSNYVLQQLNNQREWGFLCDCCIAIDDIYFQAHKAVLAACSSYFRMFFMNHQHTTAQLNLSNMKISAECFDLILQFMYLGKIMTAPANFEQFKVAMNYLQLYNVPECLEDIQDTDSSSLKCSSSASSTQSSKMIFGVRMYEDALARNGSEANRWGMEPPSSTVNTSHNKEPDEEALQLNSFPEQLFDVCKKTTTSKFSHTKERVSHSRRFGRSFTCDSCGFSFSCEKLLDEHVLTCTNRHSYQSARYYSTEKTDFGEKDSTSKIISTQTEKYKGDSSQAADGSSSPVSNITSRKSSTVASETSGEEGGRASERKRIIIKMEPEDNPADELKDFNIIKVTDKDCNESSDNDDLDDEQEEPLYRYYVEEEIREKRNARKTLKSRLSVDEDERKCLKSPRHLNRKAPSVQEDVENAPCELCGLTITEEDLSSHYLSKHIENICACGKCGQILVKGKQLQDHAQTCGEPQDLTMNGIRNPEEKMDLEENPEEQSEIRDMMFAEMLEDFRDGHFQMNSLQKKQLYKNSACPFRCPNCGQRFETENLVVEHMSNCLEQDLFKNSMMEENERDHRRKHFCNLCGKGFYQRCHLREHYTVHTKEKQFVCQTCGKQFLRERQLRLHNDMHKGMASSEIGTSKLLNN; encoded by the exons ATGGCAAGAACCAGCCACAGCAACTATGTGCTTCAGCAGCTAAACAACCAAAGAGAGTGGGGCTTTCTGTGTGACTGCTGTATTGCTATCgatgatatttattttcaagcaCATAAAGCAGTTCTTGCTGCGTGCAGCTCCTATTTTAGGATGTTTTTTATGAACCATCAACACACTACAGCCCAGCTGAATCTAAGCAACATGAAGATTAGTGCTGAATGCTTTGATCTGATTTTACAGTTCATGTATTTAGGAAAAATTATGACAGCCCCTGCCAATTTTGAGCAATTTAAAGTGGCCATGAACTATTTGCAGCTATATAACGTACCTGAATGTTTGGAAGATATACAGGACACGGACTCATCTAGTTTAAAATGTTCATCTTCTGCTTCTAGTACTCAGAGTAGTAAAATGATATTTGGTGTGAGAATGTATGAAGACGCGCTTGCTAGAAATGGCAGTGAAGCAAACAGGTGGGGCATGGAGCCACCAAGTTCAACAGTAAACACGTCCCATAACAAAGAGCCTGATGAAGAAGCTTTGCAGCTAAACAGCTTCCCGGAACAACTGTTTGATGTCTGCAAAAAGACCACCACGTCCAAGTTCTCTCACACAAAAGAACGCGTGTCACACTCGCGCCGTTTTGGAAGAAGCTTCACTTGTGACAGCTGCGGGTTTAGTTTTAGCTGTGAAAAGCTACTGGATGAGCATGTGTTAACGTGCACTAACAGGCATTCTTACCAAAGTGCCAGGTattacagcactgaaaaaacagACTTTGGTGAAAAAGACTCTACTTCTAAAATAATCTCCACACAAACGGAAAAATACAAGGGGGACTCGAGCCAAGCGGCGGATGGTTCATCATCTCCTGTGTCAAACATCAcgagcagaaaaagcagcacagttGCCTCTGAGACATCAGGTGAAGAAGGAGGTAGAGcctctgaaaggaaaaggattaTCATCAAGATGGAACCCGAGGACAACCCTGCAGATGAGCTGAAggattttaatattattaaggTGACAGATAAAGACTGCAATGAGTCTTCTGACAATGACGACCTAGATGATGAACAGGAGGAGCCGCTTTACAGATACTACGTTGAGGAAGAGAtcagggagaagagaaatgCTCGGAAGACTCTAAAATCCCGTTTATCTGTGGATGAGGATGAAAGAAAGTGTTTGAAAAGTCCGCGGCACCTTAACAGGAAGGCTCCTTCAGTACAGGAAGACGTGGAGAATGCTCCCTGTGAACTTTGTGGGCTAACAATCACCGAGGAAGATTTGTCCTCTCATTATTTATCCAAACACATAGAAAATATATGTGCCTGTGGCAAGTGTGGTCAAATACTGGTCAAAGGCAAGCAGCTACAGGATCATGCACAGACCTGTGGAGAACCCCAGGATCTGACCATGAATGGTATCCGAAATCCTGAGGAGAAAATGGACTTGGAAGAAAACCCCGAGGAGCAGTCGGAAATAAGGGACATGATGTTTGCAGAGATGCTAGAGGACTTCAGGGATGGTCACTTCCAAATGAACAGCCTTCAAAAAAAACAGTTATACAAGAATTCTGCATGTCCTTTCCGATGCCCCAATTGCGGTCAGCgttttgaaactgaaaaccTAGTGGTTGAACATATGTCAAACTGCCTGGAGCAAGATCTGTTCAAGAACTCCATGATGGAAGAGAACGAGAGGGATCATAGACGTAAGCACTTCTGCAATCTTTGTGGGAAAGGATTTTATCAGCGTTGCCACTTGCGGGAACACTATACCGTTCATACCAAGGAAAAACAGTTTGTTTGTCAGACATGTGGGAAGCAGTTCTTAAGAGAGCGCCAGTTGCGGCTCCACAATGATATGCACAAAGGCATGGCCAG TAGTGAAATAGGGACTTCTAAGCTTCTGAACAACTGA